Proteins from one Panicum virgatum strain AP13 chromosome 7K, P.virgatum_v5, whole genome shotgun sequence genomic window:
- the LOC120642856 gene encoding protein PFC0760c-like, with the protein MAAKGGMDYDALVQETVPNLDAESEDAVSQEHDGIGHDISGQENIDGIECSNEYNEGYNDDDEGYNYDDEGYKDNEDEENCGRYDRDIDEDFNLW; encoded by the exons ATGGCTGCTAAAGGGGGAATGGATTATGATGCATTAGTTCAGGAAACTGTACCTAACTTG GATGCTGAATCTGAGGATGCAGTCTCACAGGAGCATGATGGAATCGGTCATGATATATCTGGACAG GAAAACATTGATGGAATAGAGTGCAGTAATGAGTACAATGAAGGATACAACGATGATGACGAAGGATACAACTATGATGATGAAGGATACAAGGACAATGAAGATGAAGAGAATTGTGGCAGATATGATCGTGACATTGATGAGGATTTCAACCTTTGGTGA